In Methanocaldococcus sp. FS406-22, the genomic stretch AATTTCCTCAGCAAGCTCTTTTTTTAGCTCCATGTATTCATCAGGGCTTATGTTATTTTTAGCAAGCTCATAATCTCTATAAGGGCAAGGTTTTGTTATTTTGCAACACCACACTAAACTACCAAAGCAAGTGTTTTCCCCTAAGCCGAGTTTTGTTCTTTTTCCAAACTCTTCTTTTATTCTTATAAACTCCTCTGGAGACATTTTCAATATAGCTAAAGCTTTATGGATAGGACAGTATTTTATAGGAGGACAGCAGAAGGCTAAACCTCTCAAATCTCCTCCTCTACATATATGTGAAGGAGCATTCTCCCAGCCCATAATTTCACCTTATCATTTCTTTTATTTTTTCAATAACTTTATCAATACTTTCTTTTAGAATTTTCTCTCCAAGTTCTTTATCTA encodes the following:
- a CDS encoding methanogenesis marker 9 domain-containing protein, giving the protein MGWENAPSHICRGGDLRGLAFCCPPIKYCPIHKALAILKMSPEEFIRIKEEFGKRTKLGLGENTCFGSLVWCCKITKPCPYRDYELAKNNISPDEYMELKKELAEEIIKNSQFFKEAVDVFVKKGIPKDIAEKCILETGDLKKAYEMAIKMIDKD